AAGTCCGTAACTGCAATTCTGTGCATATTTGCTATAGAGCAAGCAGCAGCTAGTGCCTGTCAAGATGACAGGgggatagggttgctagctctgggttgggaaatacatagattttgggggtggaactggagGAGGTGGAGTTTGAAAGAAATTTTAAGTTTCATTTTAAAGATTTGTCTTAATTGTTTTCTACCTAATGACCATTCTGTTTTAGTCTGTTATGATTTTGTTTATATAACTTGGCTTGAACGACCCTAATAATAAACTTTGAAACtttgagggtggggtttggggaaccggacctcagtagagtatactGCCataaagacattttctccaggagaactaatctgtCAGGATTTAGGCTgtgcccagcctgtggagtcctgagtaaaagcgcatcaagaatccaacagtcggttgcaaattccaaagtagagctttattaggcagagTCCACAGatagctaaagcatgccaagatcttcctaagcaaagatcttgataataacaaagtacatgggggacatgtggggtagatatagggctcaccaaataagggagggagaCCCAgcgggtttcggcgggagagcggaTAAAGGTAACAAAAGGgatcctgttcccaggctgccagatggccaggagtcttatcgggaggttggcacattgttgagactttgctgtctccgcaaggacacttacagtagattgatacatttgttggagctcctcacccgctgggaaaggaagggagtgaagttctcagaagacaggtttattgctttatggccttggccagcatcggccggagaaggcatgagagtgtgagaatatgcagggtcggcgGGGAGCAAGATGGCATGAATCAGGGGGGTTCATGACATAATCTGGGTCATCTAGAGATCTCcagaacccacctggaggttgggagtcctggaggaggaggcaacCCTGCCTGACTAATCTGTCATACCAAAATTGAAAGTGAACTACTTTTGTCTGATACTGTACTTTGATACACTGAGTTCCTCCTCAGAAGAGATGTATTCATAATTCAGCTATAATTTGACTTTTATATGCATTGGCTGAACTGAGTGAaaggccctccccccctccacacatcAACAAACTTTAAAGCCAATCCTCTCTGATGTAATGTAAACAAGTACCCCTGAGGAGCGAGTTTCTGCTTTGCATGTCCTTGCAGTTTGGCCCAGCAGGGGATCCTGTGTGTGACTTGTTGAGGAAGCTGGATGAGAGGCTGATTAAAAAGGAGGCCAAGCCAGAgagctattaaaaaaaaacttcttaagtTAAAACAAGGGTAATATGGCCTGTTATTCAAGATACTACCCTTCCACCTCTCTACCTCAGCAGAAGCAAAAGCCCCTGTCTAAGCAGAGGGGGACAGCTTCTCCTTGACTAGAGACAGCAAAAAGAACACCAGCAACCATGTTTGCTAGGCCAGAACATGCCCATCCAACCAGCAGACTAGCTCCTCATCAGTTAACCTGAAGGCCTGGGTTGTGCTTTTGAGCCCCTGATTGGTAGTAGGAAGAAGTAATCAACCAGGCCTGTCTATCTTTCCTGAGCTTCCACAggactcttcctcctccacagtcactgcatggctgagggtaCTAAcatctatgaatttaggcagattgtaaatgggtgggcagatgGGATTCTATTAGTGCtcggctcttgtgaccctttcttgcatgccaaggGTAATGTTGATCGCTATTTTGGGGTCGGGAAGCAAAtttcagactggccagggattgtggGTTGTTTTTGGGAAAGGGGGCATCATCGggacatggaattgggttcactgtgggtgggcaggtagttatgaatttcctgcattctgcagggagttggactagatgatcctggagatcccttccagctctatggttctataattgTCCCTGCCCATcgagtgccttcccttcccccaccacctGTCTTTTTGAGAAGAAAAAGTTTTGCATGTGATGCTTTCGAGGAAGAGGTTTGCTTTCCAGTTCCACCAAGGCAGGACTGGAACTCTATAGCTGCCCTGTGCTAAACAAAGTGGTAAGCAAAGAGGCAGGCAAAGAGGCAGACAGCTAAACTTGGTGGGGCAGGGTTCAGcattccctgcttccctcctggaTAGCTCAACTTCCCCAGCAAGCTCTGGTCCCCTATTCATTCATATTTTCCATTGCCCTTTTCCCCGTGCTGCTTTTTGTATTTCACCTGATTCTTTTTATTCCTTCTTTTATGATTGCTGCCATGTTTTTGATAATTAATTTAATAACTCTTCTAATGTGCATATTTAATAAATATCTGGTTCATTTGCAAAGGAAGTTAAATATGAGTCTGTATCTGTCTAGCTGATGTTATTGAGAAAAAAGTAGAAAGTCTTGATTAGGCTTGTGTGATTTGCCCACTTCGGCGTCCGTTCCCTCcaccacattcccccccccccgcggcgcggcgctggctgcgcccggagggaacagccaccaaagcagccgaatcgcacaaaccTAGTCTTGATATCCAAATGCTTATTTATATGATTTCCAATAAAATTATCTTCTTACATACACGGATATCACATGCTCATCACTGATGAATAATCACAAAAGTTCATTGCATAAGCACCAAAGTATGATCTGCATGGCCACTGCATGAAATAGGATGCTAGATGAAGCAGACCATTAGTCAGATTCAGCACAATGGATCTCATTCGCATGTGTCTTTAAAACTTGATGATACTAAATTGCATTGCATCAGCccatctggaagaagaagaaaagtggaaATTCctgcacatattttaaaaaatcacacagtTGATTCACTCTACGTTTCAAGATAACAGAGATATATGACTATTCAGTAATCCGGTATCATATAATCCCATGAGGGCCGATGGGTAACTTCTGAGAAAAGTAAAGAGACAAACATAGCATTCATCCGATACCATATTTTTACATGCTTTTCTGCACGACCATTAATAAACTAGACAAAGGATCAGTCATTATTAAAGTTAGAAAGTAGTAGTGAATAGGTAGGGCTTGGAAGTAATTTGTTTCAGTAAAATGTAGGCTGGTTCATGAAACTCACTAATGATGTGATAAATGTAGTTTCCATTTAGGACTCTGGGTGTCGCTGTTCACCAAGAAGGAAATTTTTCCCCTAAAAGATCCAGCTAAAGCAGCACTGCTGTTGAAGACAGGATAACAGAACAGCAGAGAAATCAGACCGGAACTATCATTACAGGGAACAAATAACATATTTTACTAATAATCTAGAGAGACCTCCTTTCCTTAGAACTAGAAGAACAAGAATCCCTTGCTGCAAGGAGATGGGAATacagcatttcttttaaaaatagagggACCTCCTTTCCTTGGATTTAGAACCAGAAGACCAAAAATCTTTTACCTTGCTGCAAGGATATGGGAGAAACACAGAAGCAGTGGAGCAGCATCAACCAAAGCATCCTGCAATACCTTATTTCACTGTTAGTGTGGAAGGCTGTTTCTGGGCAGATCCGCTATTCCATTCCTGAAGAGATGCAGAAAGGCTCCTTTGTGGGGAATATTGCAAAGGATCTGGGAATGGATGGAAAGCATCTATCAGAACATGGACTCCGGATCGTTACCAGGTCAGGTACAATTCAGTATTTTGCTTTGAACTTCAACAGTGGCATTTTACAAACTTCAGAGAGAATAGACAGAGAGGCGATCTGTGAAAAGGCagagaaatgcattttaaattttcaaGTTATTATAGAGAGGAAATTAAAGATTTATGGAATACTAGTAGAAATTTTAGATATTAATGATAATGATCCTCATTTCCCTCCATGGGAAGAGAAGCTGGAAATCAGTGAGATGTCTACATTGGGATCCCATTTTGATCTCCCTCAAGCTGAAGATCCAGATCTGGATACAAATTCTATACACAGCTACCAACTCACAGGTAGCAACCATTTTTCCCTGCAAGTCCAAATGGATGAAAATGGCATTAGACGTGCTGAATTGGTGTTGGATAAACCTTTGGACCGGGAAGTGCAATCAGTTCATGATCTGATCCTCACAGCTTTTGATGGGGGAGATCCCGTGAGATCTGGCACCGCTCAAATCCACGTAATAGTTCTAGATGCCAATGACAATGCTCCAGTTTTCAGCCAAGCTGTCTATGAAGCAACTGCCATAGAAAATATCCCTAAAGGATCCACAATACTTACAGTAAGAGCAGTAGATCTTGATGAAGGAATTTATGGGGAAATTAAATATTTCttccataaaattacaaataaaatTTTCCAGACATTCCTCCTTAACTCCACAACAGGTGAAATAACTCTTGCAGGAAACCTTGATTATGAGGATTCTTCCTTGTATGAATTTGAGATACAAGCCAAAGATGGGGGAGGCCTGAGTGACAGATCAAAAGTTGTGATTTTCATTACGGACTTGAATGACCACGCACCTGAATTAGAGGTAACCTATCTTACCAATGACATCCTTGAGAACTCGCCAATTGGGACCATTGTTGCCATTCTGAATGTGCAAGATAGTGATTCTGGAAGTAACGGAGAAATCATCTGCTCAATAGATCCAGACCTTCCTTTTCAGCTGAAGAAATCCATGGATAACTTTTACAGTTTGGTGACCGATGGTGTCCTGGATAGAGAGAAAGTGGCGTCCTACAGTATCACTATCACAGCTACTGATCATGGGATCCCTCCTCTTTCTACAGCAACCAGGATCGATCTGAGGCTTTTAGACACAAATGACAATCCACCCCTCTTTGCAGAATCAGCGTACGTATCTTATCTCCTGGAGAATAATTTGAGAGGGGCCTCCATCTTTTCCTTTAGAGCAGATGATCCTGACTGGGAAGAGAATTCTCGAATAACATATTCTATTACTGAAGGACATATTCAGTCCGTTCTCTCATCATACCTTTCTATTAATTCTGAAACTGGTGTTCTTTATGCACTGGGATCTTTTGATTATGAAGAAGTGCGAGAGATCAACTTTTGGGTTAAGGCCCAAGATGGAGGCTCTCCACCACTTATCTCCAATGTCTCTATGACTCTTTTAATTTTAGATCAGAATGACAATGCCCCCCAGATCTTGTACCCTTCTATCCCTTCCGATGGCTCCACTGGAGTAGAGCTGGCCCCCCATTCTTCTGAGCCTGGATATCTAGTCACTAAAGTGGTGGCAGTGGATGCAGACTCAGGGCAGAATTCCTGGCTCTCCTATCAATTGATCAAGGCCACAGAGCCAGGGCTCTTCTCCATAGGACTCCACACTGGAGAGATCAGGACAGCCCGTTTCTTTCTGGACAAGGATGCTCTCAAGCAAAGCTTGGTGGTTTTAGTGAAGGACAACGGGCAGCCCCCTCTGTCTGCCTCAGTCACAGTCACTGTGGTGCTGGCCGACAGCATCCCTGATGTATTGACTGACCTGGCCAGCATCTCTgttcctgcagacccccagtCGGACCTCACCTTCTACTTGGTAGTTGCTGTGGCTTTTGTCTCCTGCATgtttttcactttcctccttGTGTTGCTGGCCATCAGGATGTACAAGTGCAGAACGTCACAGCTATGTGATTCTGGGAATGTGAATTTCAGTGGAGTTCCAGTCTCACAATTTGTGGGGATTGACGGTGTGCGAGCATTTCTTCATTCTTATTGCCAAGAAGTTTCTCTCACCACAGACTCTAGGAAAAATCAGATTAGTAGTCAACAGACCTGTGACACAAATGATCCTATCCTAACTTTTGAAGATTTAAATGTTAGCAGTGGAGACCAAATAGTCCAGGTGAGTCGCTGAATGTGGTTTTCTTTTATTGTATCTATTAATCTTGGGAGGAATTTCTCATGGGATTTTCTGTTGGTTACTTTGAAGAACAACAAAGGATCATTTGTGTTTCTGTTCTTATTCATAGGGCCATGGCTGTGAATATTTTTGAATTAGTTTTTATGATTCATCTGTAAAAACTCAATCACAGAACTGCCCATGGACTAAAAGTCTTTTCAGTGTTTCTGTCTTGCTGCAAAAATGTATTGCAAATAATATTAAGTAAATGTGCATATATAGCATATTGTATTGTTATTGGATCTCTCCACATCCTTTACTTGATTGCAGTTCTCAGTGAGTTGCTGGTCTGTTTTATTAACCTTTATTACAAATCAAGAGCCAAGCTAGATGAAGGCCAGTAGACTGAAGCTCATTCTACATAATACTGAAGTGTTATTTGTTAATAACACTCACAGTTGGGATTTGTAGAGTAACTCTGCACTGGACATGGGTCTACTTCCTAATTAGGAGGAAATTCACAGGTTGGGACGCTACTAGACCCATCCCTAGAGATAGAGGGAATACCATATATGGAATACCATATATGGTAGCTTTAATTGGCTTCAGAGGGCATGTCAGTTGAGACCTGTCCTTCTGAGAGGTGCTTTGAATGTCCATGCACTGATTACAGTGCTAACTGCAGCATAGTCTGCATAGGGATAACTTTGAAGCCTGTTTAGAGAAGTCAGTGGGTTGGGATGTAGCAGAAAGGCTGCTTGCAGAAGTTTTGGAAGATTTTTGcggatgtgttttttttcttttcttttatgctGGTTATGATTATACGTTTTGGTGTATACCATCTGGAACAGTGGTAGCTAAAAGAATACCTTCTTGCCCATGACTCTCCCTACTGCTTTGAATCATGTTCTTGGCTCCTATTTTGAATGCTCCCAATGGAAGAATCAAGGAGGGTAAACACCAGAGATGGGTCCTTTTCTGTTGTGGCATCAAGAGTATGGAACTGCTTCTCTGCCATTTATCATTCAAGACCAGATTTGTAGTCTTTTAGGGACTGTGaaaatatctttatttttttaagtctatTTGTAACTGTACTCCTCATAGAATTTcttatctattatttattatttatttatatgatttctataccgcccttccatattgcTCCATATTACATACAACAtgtgggatacatagaacgaattaatatataacataaaccaatacaataacaacaataatctaagcaACACAATTttagtgatcttaaacaacaatataatagGAACAGGAACTTACCTAAGGCCCATAGAGAGGACAGACtcgttcaggccatggaggggatgtctgaggggggacctgttgtcagTCACAGGTAAATGACTGGTggaggagatcccttttgcaggcccagcagaattttgggagttcggacagggtcCTGATCtattcagggagctcgttccagcaGGTGGGAGCCAAGTTCTGCCCCTCATTGAGGatcaacatgcttctttgggaccagggatcactacccagttggcggtggcagagtgtaatgctcttttgagggcatggtctcttaggtacactgggcccagaccgcaaatggccttgaaggtaagaaccaaaactaaAGCCTCAtcaggaattcaattgggagccagttgagttgttgaagtatagggcggatgtgagatctccacggtgtattggtgagaatcctggccactgcgttctgcaccaattgcagtttccagatcaaggataagggtaggcctgcatacagcaagttgcagaaatccagtctagaggtgatcgtcatatgatcactgtggttaggtgttctggtgccaagtagagcactagtagcttggcttggcatatgtggtagaaggcctgccatgctactcttgtgacctgtgccttcaCATCCTTTACTTGATTGCAGTCGAGGAGggtcaaggatcacccccaggtttcttgcggagtgggctactgttagacgcactccgtccaggttgggtaggtgtgcttcctcgcttggtcccttcttacctagccacaggacctctgtctttgaagtgtTGAGCTACAGAAGACTCCTTTCTACGCCTGCCTTTCTATTGTTAAAGCGTAGATACGTGAAATTTTATTTCTTCATGATGATTAAGCAGCTAATGAGATACACTTAGAAAATAGGAAACACATGTGATGTTCTTTGCAACAGTCCTGTATACACTTACAAGGAAATCCTGTATTGAACTCAACTGAGTTTACATCTGAATTTAGGCATGCATGTCATATCAGGTATTATAAaattacagatgaacatttttaCAGTGTTCTTGGGAGTGAACATAATAGTGGGTCTCCCTGCCAACTTTACTCACTTTCTCAAGCTGCAGGAATCTCAAAGGATCTCTGTTCCAATAACTTCCTTGCCATCCCAACTATCTTTGAAAAATACCTGTAACTCCTGATATATTTGTTCCTCCAAAatctgataaaggtaaaggtaaaggtatcccctgtgcaagcaccgagtcatgtctgacccttggggtgacgccctctagcgttttcatggcagactcaatacggggtggtttgccagtgccttccccagtcattaccgtttaccccccagcaagctgggtactcattttaccgacctcggaaggatggaaggctgagtcaaccttgagccggctgctgggattgaactcccagcctcatgggcaaagctttcagacggctgccttaccactctgcgccacaagaggctcttccaaaatCTGATATTGTTCATCAAATTGCAATTTTCACAGGCTGTATTTACATATGTTCTAggtatattatttttaattatcccTCCTTGTTCTAAATTCCTGTgcttatttaaaaatgtaaatatcatTCATAACCAAAGAGTTCAGAAGTCCCATGTTTTCTGCTGTGTGTATTTCAAGTAATGTGCAGTCAAAGTGTTACAAAAATCAAGTGAAAATGTACAGGGGAGTAAGTCTATAAACCACTATATCTTTAATAAAAGCATGAATATCTGTCTGGAAATTTACATCTTGAAAACTTGTCCATTTGGGGAAATATATGTCAAAGAGATTGACGGGGAAAATAATGGAAAGAGCTATTCTCTGAATGAACTCAGAGTGTCACTGTTGTACAAGATGAGGCTCCTGCAGTATTATCCATTTGTTAcacaaaaaaggaaagaggaaggaaagtgcTTTATTTCAAATATTCCTACAGAGCTGAAATCATCTCCCTTTCTCAAGGGCCATCAGTAATAAGAACTAAATTTGAAGTATTCTACAACCAAGGGGTGGATTGTTTACAAATACTTGAATTTGGAAGGCAGCTCTAAAAATGAAAGTGATGATGGAAATTAAACATCCAGAGAGAACAAAGGAGATGAAGAGGCAAGTACTCTTTTTGTTTGTATTCTTGTCTGTGTTCTATTGGGTGAAGTCTGAGCAGATTCACTATTCAGTTCTagaggaaacagaaaagggatCAGTTGTGGGGAATCTTCCCAAAGATTTGGGATTGGATGCAAGAGAACTATTAAAACGCAAGATCAGCATTGCTTCAAAAAAGCCATATTTCATGCTTAATGAACAAAATGGCAACCTGTATGTGAATGAGAGGATAGACCGGGAAGAAATTTGTGGGAAATCACCCTCTTG
This region of Paroedura picta isolate Pp20150507F chromosome 14, Ppicta_v3.0, whole genome shotgun sequence genomic DNA includes:
- the LOC143823454 gene encoding protocadherin gamma-A8-like, whose protein sequence is MGETQKQWSSINQSILQYLISLLVWKAVSGQIRYSIPEEMQKGSFVGNIAKDLGMDGKHLSEHGLRIVTRSGTIQYFALNFNSGILQTSERIDREAICEKAEKCILNFQVIIERKLKIYGILVEILDINDNDPHFPPWEEKLEISEMSTLGSHFDLPQAEDPDLDTNSIHSYQLTGSNHFSLQVQMDENGIRRAELVLDKPLDREVQSVHDLILTAFDGGDPVRSGTAQIHVIVLDANDNAPVFSQAVYEATAIENIPKGSTILTVRAVDLDEGIYGEIKYFFHKITNKIFQTFLLNSTTGEITLAGNLDYEDSSLYEFEIQAKDGGGLSDRSKVVIFITDLNDHAPELEVTYLTNDILENSPIGTIVAILNVQDSDSGSNGEIICSIDPDLPFQLKKSMDNFYSLVTDGVLDREKVASYSITITATDHGIPPLSTATRIDLRLLDTNDNPPLFAESAYVSYLLENNLRGASIFSFRADDPDWEENSRITYSITEGHIQSVLSSYLSINSETGVLYALGSFDYEEVREINFWVKAQDGGSPPLISNVSMTLLILDQNDNAPQILYPSIPSDGSTGVELAPHSSEPGYLVTKVVAVDADSGQNSWLSYQLIKATEPGLFSIGLHTGEIRTARFFLDKDALKQSLVVLVKDNGQPPLSASVTVTVVLADSIPDVLTDLASISVPADPQSDLTFYLVVAVAFVSCMFFTFLLVLLAIRMYKCRTSQLCDSGNVNFSGVPVSQFVGIDGVRAFLHSYCQEVSLTTDSRKNQISSQQTCDTNDPILTFEDLNVSSGDQIVQGHGCEYF